The Alkalibaculum bacchi genome includes a region encoding these proteins:
- the pfkA gene encoding 6-phosphofructokinase, whose protein sequence is MKRIGVLTSGGDAPGMNAAIRAIVRTAIYNKVEVFGIRRGYQGLLEQDIEPLNIYSVADIIQKGGTILRSSRSEYFKTEAGQKKAAKVLKDFGIEGLIVIGGDGSFKGGQKLSKQDVKTICVPGTIDNDIGCTDYAIGFDTALNTAIDAIGKIRDTTSSHNRVNVVEVMGRDCGDIALFSGLAGGAESIIVPERDYDLDAICDKLLRGKDRGKLHSIIVLAEGAGDFNEMCKGIEERTGVVTRGTTLGYIQRGGSPTSFDRILASRMGNRAVNLLLQGADSRVTCIRGNQYLDMDIDEALKIKKEFDMDAFEIADILSI, encoded by the coding sequence ATGAAAAGAATTGGAGTATTAACCAGTGGTGGAGATGCACCTGGTATGAATGCCGCTATTCGAGCGATTGTGCGAACAGCCATATATAATAAAGTCGAAGTTTTTGGAATACGAAGAGGGTATCAAGGATTGCTAGAACAGGACATAGAGCCTTTAAACATTTATTCTGTAGCAGACATCATTCAAAAGGGCGGGACAATTTTAAGATCTTCACGATCAGAATACTTTAAAACGGAAGCAGGTCAAAAGAAAGCTGCTAAAGTATTAAAAGATTTTGGCATTGAAGGCCTTATTGTTATAGGAGGAGATGGCTCTTTTAAAGGTGGACAAAAATTAAGCAAGCAAGATGTAAAGACCATTTGTGTTCCCGGCACTATAGATAATGACATTGGATGTACAGATTACGCTATAGGGTTTGATACTGCCTTAAATACAGCTATAGATGCCATAGGCAAGATACGAGATACTACGAGTTCTCACAATAGAGTAAATGTAGTTGAAGTTATGGGCAGAGATTGTGGAGATATTGCATTGTTTTCAGGTTTAGCTGGTGGAGCAGAGTCTATTATTGTTCCTGAGAGAGATTATGATTTAGATGCTATTTGCGACAAGCTTTTAAGAGGGAAAGACCGAGGAAAATTACACAGTATTATCGTTTTAGCAGAGGGTGCTGGAGATTTTAATGAAATGTGCAAGGGAATTGAAGAGCGAACAGGTGTTGTTACGAGAGGAACTACATTAGGCTATATTCAAAGGGGTGGAAGTCCTACCTCTTTCGATCGAATTTTAGCTAGCAGAATGGGAAATAGGGCCGTAAATTTATTGCTACAAGGTGCAGATTCTAGAGTAACCTGTATTCGTGGAAATCAATATCTTGACATGGATATTGATGAAGCTCTTAAAATAAAAAAGGAATTTGATATGGATGCATTTGAAATTGCGGATATTTTATCTATATAG